A region from the Polyangiaceae bacterium genome encodes:
- the rpsG gene encoding 30S ribosomal protein S7, whose product MPRRREVPKRKITPDPKYKDKLVAKFTNSLMVDGKKSIAEGILYGAFDIIQARFKEDPLEVFRKALDNVKPKLEVKSRRVGGATYQVPVEVRPERRVALAMRWLVSYSRARGEKTMRERLAAEFVDAAQLRGNAVKKKDDTHKMAEANKAFAHYRW is encoded by the coding sequence ATGCCCCGCAGGCGCGAAGTCCCCAAGCGCAAGATCACTCCGGACCCGAAGTACAAGGACAAGCTCGTGGCGAAGTTCACGAACTCCCTGATGGTCGACGGCAAGAAGTCGATCGCCGAGGGCATCCTGTACGGTGCGTTCGACATCATCCAGGCGCGCTTCAAGGAGGACCCCCTCGAGGTGTTCCGCAAGGCGCTCGACAACGTGAAGCCCAAGCTCGAGGTGAAGAGCCGCCGCGTGGGTGGTGCCACCTATCAGGTCCCCGTCGAGGTGCGGCCGGAGCGTCGCGTGGCGCTCGCCATGCGCTGGCTCGTGTCCTACTCCCGCGCCCGTGGCGAGAAGACGATGCGTGAGCGCCTGGCTGCGGAGTTCGTCGACGCGGCACAGCTTCGTGGCAACGCCGTCAAGAAGAAGGACGACACTCACAAGATGGCGGAGGCGAACAAGGCCTTCGCTCACTATCGCTGGTGA
- a CDS encoding type II secretion system F family protein — MNAGYVFYRFLFIGTMAAALLIAVYALASAPSRVASRLGMRGLKRQRALEENELWAGIEPLVRWLGVRVSGIMSDDQHRALDKKLALAGDWLGITPEEFVGLSILSFFGGLTFGGVAGMMTDMGVVMVFVVGPIGGALPWMQMSGIAADRMKGINRGLPYAVDLIALAMSAGKDFPGALRQVVEKSSDPDDPLTEEFARILQELSIGRTRKMAMISFAERNPSDAVAEFVNSVVQAEEKGNPLADVLQIQAGMSRMRRSVNAEKAAAKAGVQMVGPLALVLICILALIMGPMMLKLGKYADEG, encoded by the coding sequence ATGAACGCGGGCTACGTCTTCTATCGATTCCTGTTCATCGGAACGATGGCGGCAGCGCTGCTCATCGCCGTGTACGCCCTTGCCAGCGCGCCGTCCCGCGTGGCGAGCCGGCTCGGTATGCGGGGCCTCAAGCGGCAGCGCGCCCTCGAAGAGAACGAGCTATGGGCGGGGATCGAGCCTCTGGTCCGCTGGCTCGGGGTACGGGTCAGCGGCATCATGAGCGACGACCAGCACCGAGCTCTCGACAAGAAGCTCGCGCTGGCGGGGGATTGGCTCGGGATCACGCCGGAGGAGTTCGTAGGTCTGAGCATCTTGTCGTTCTTCGGCGGACTCACATTCGGTGGCGTCGCTGGAATGATGACGGACATGGGCGTCGTGATGGTGTTCGTCGTGGGTCCCATCGGCGGCGCGTTGCCCTGGATGCAGATGTCCGGCATCGCGGCGGATCGCATGAAGGGCATCAACCGCGGTCTGCCCTACGCCGTGGACTTGATCGCGCTGGCAATGAGCGCGGGCAAGGACTTTCCCGGTGCGCTGCGACAGGTCGTCGAGAAGAGCAGCGATCCCGACGATCCGCTCACGGAAGAGTTCGCCCGCATCCTTCAGGAGCTGTCGATCGGACGCACGCGCAAGATGGCGATGATCTCGTTCGCGGAGCGCAATCCCAGTGATGCCGTCGCGGAGTTCGTGAACTCGGTCGTGCAAGCGGAGGAGAAGGGCAACCCGCTCGCGGACGTGCTCCAGATCCAGGCGGGCATGAGCCGCATGCGCCGCAGCGTGAACGCGGAAAAAGCGGCAGCAAAAGCCGGCGTTCAGATGGTGGGCCCCTTGGCGCTGGTGCTGATTTGCATCCTCGCGCTGATCATGGGACCGATGATGCTGAAGCTCGGCAAGTACGCCGACGAGGGATGA
- a CDS encoding 30S ribosomal protein S12 produces MPTIQQLIRRGRKAIKVKTASPALRSCPQKRGVCVRVYTITPKKPNSALRKVCRVRLTNGMEVTSYIPGEGHNLQEHSVVLIRGGRVKDLPGVRYHVVRGTLDASGAAGPSSTNKANRNRKRSKYGVKRPKQ; encoded by the coding sequence ATGCCGACGATACAGCAGCTCATCCGCCGCGGCCGTAAGGCCATCAAGGTGAAGACCGCTTCGCCTGCGCTTCGCTCCTGCCCGCAAAAGCGTGGCGTGTGCGTGCGCGTCTACACCATCACCCCGAAGAAGCCGAACTCGGCGCTTCGCAAGGTGTGTCGTGTCCGCCTCACCAACGGGATGGAGGTCACGAGCTACATCCCGGGTGAAGGTCACAACCTTCAGGAGCACAGCGTGGTGCTCATTCGCGGTGGTCGTGTGAAGGACCTCCCGGGTGTGCGTTACCACGTCGTGCGCGGGACGCTGGACGCGTCTGGCGCCGCTGGTCCCAGCAGCACCAACAAGGCCAACCGCAACCGCAAGCGTTCCAAGTACGGCGTCAAGCGCCCGAAGCAGTAA
- a CDS encoding tetratricopeptide repeat protein yields the protein MATRSGSRSKRSRDLRGSGAIVALLLTSAIGCGSSRVDRVKAAQQTAEKEQTPEKLVARGKLFAQMGDQTRAGQYFSAALDAGAKPAEVLPLLMRTYIATSRFRNAIAVGEQYLKKFPRDSRLRFLVATLYLAIEEPEHAREHLDHILAQDMNNADAHYVLAVLLRDHGDYVGADQHFRQYLKLKPEGPHAEEARGSLLKSLP from the coding sequence ATGGCGACCAGATCCGGAAGCAGAAGCAAACGAAGTCGTGACCTCCGCGGCAGCGGAGCCATCGTCGCTCTGCTGCTCACGTCGGCCATCGGCTGCGGCTCGAGTCGGGTCGATCGGGTGAAGGCCGCCCAGCAGACCGCCGAGAAGGAGCAAACGCCAGAAAAGCTCGTCGCGCGCGGCAAGCTGTTCGCCCAGATGGGGGACCAGACGCGAGCCGGTCAGTACTTCAGCGCGGCCCTGGATGCGGGTGCAAAACCGGCGGAAGTGCTACCTTTGTTGATGCGGACCTACATCGCAACCAGCCGGTTCCGCAATGCCATCGCCGTGGGCGAGCAGTACCTGAAGAAGTTTCCCCGGGACTCTCGCCTGAGGTTCTTGGTCGCCACCCTGTACCTTGCCATCGAGGAGCCCGAGCACGCGCGAGAGCACCTCGATCATATCCTCGCTCAAGACATGAACAACGCCGACGCCCACTACGTGCTTGCGGTCCTGCTCCGGGACCACGGGGACTACGTGGGAGCGGATCAGCACTTTCGCCAGTATCTCAAGCTCAAACCCGAGGGACCCCACGCCGAAGAAGCGCGGGGCTCGCTCTTGAAGTCATTGCCGTGA
- the fusA gene encoding elongation factor G, with product MAREIAIERTRNIGIMAHIDAGKTTVTERVLFYTGITHKIGEVHDGAATMDWMVQEQERGITITSAATNCFWQPAHGPNEGKRHRINIIDTPGHVDFTIEVERSLRVLDGAVAVFDGGNGVEPQSETVWRQADRYRVPRIAFVNKLDKLGADFQMNLDSMRDRLGCVPVPIQWPVGQEDQHRGMVDLIRMQAAIFDDDTLGANFEWKAIPEDLVEHCNELREALIEACADVDDEIMEKFLDGRASEVTVDQIHAALRKGTCEFKFVPVLCGSAFKNKGVQLLLDAIVNYLPSPIDVPAVEGVSPDDPDKKEKREAKDDAPFSALAFKIANDPYVGNLTFFRVYSGILNSGTSVLNASRGKRERIGRILRMHANKREELKDCHAGNIYAAVGLRDTRTGDTLCDEKAPVVLEQMTFPEPVISVAIEPKTQADLDKLGVSLAKLAYEDPSFRTFTNEETGQTIIAGMGELHLEIIVDRLKREFKVDCNVGKPEVAYREAINKEVDAEAKFVRQSGGHGQYGHVKIRLKPAERGKGFVFENKIVGGVIPKEFIPSVEKGIREAMGRGVLAGYPVIDIHVELYDGTYHEVDSSGPAFEIAGSLAFQDGAKRAGLHLLEPMMAVEVVTPEGNMGDVIGDLNSRRGRIQGMNERGAKTQVVTAEVPLATMFGYSTDLRSKTQGRATYTMQFAHYEPVPTSVQEEIVAKVRGS from the coding sequence ATGGCCCGCGAAATCGCAATCGAACGCACCCGCAACATCGGCATCATGGCGCACATCGACGCCGGCAAGACGACCGTTACCGAGCGCGTGCTGTTCTACACGGGAATCACGCACAAGATCGGTGAGGTGCACGACGGCGCCGCCACCATGGACTGGATGGTGCAGGAGCAGGAGCGCGGGATCACGATTACCAGCGCTGCCACCAACTGCTTCTGGCAGCCGGCGCATGGCCCCAACGAGGGCAAGCGTCACCGCATCAACATCATCGACACTCCCGGCCACGTGGACTTCACCATCGAGGTGGAGCGCAGCCTGCGCGTGCTCGACGGCGCCGTGGCGGTGTTCGACGGTGGCAACGGCGTGGAGCCGCAGAGCGAGACGGTGTGGCGCCAGGCGGATCGCTACCGCGTTCCCCGCATCGCCTTCGTGAACAAGCTGGACAAGCTGGGCGCGGACTTCCAGATGAACCTGGACAGCATGCGCGATCGCCTTGGCTGCGTGCCGGTGCCGATTCAGTGGCCGGTGGGCCAAGAGGACCAGCACCGCGGCATGGTCGACCTCATTCGCATGCAGGCGGCCATCTTCGACGACGACACCCTGGGTGCGAACTTCGAGTGGAAGGCGATCCCGGAAGACCTGGTCGAGCACTGCAACGAGCTGCGCGAGGCGCTGATCGAGGCGTGCGCGGACGTGGACGACGAGATCATGGAGAAGTTCCTCGACGGCCGCGCCAGCGAGGTGACCGTCGACCAGATCCACGCAGCGCTCCGCAAGGGCACCTGCGAGTTCAAGTTCGTTCCGGTGCTGTGCGGCTCCGCCTTCAAGAACAAGGGCGTCCAGCTGTTGCTCGATGCCATCGTCAACTACCTGCCGTCGCCGATCGACGTGCCGGCGGTGGAAGGCGTCTCGCCCGACGACCCGGACAAGAAGGAGAAGCGCGAGGCCAAGGACGACGCCCCGTTCTCCGCGCTGGCGTTCAAGATCGCGAACGATCCCTACGTCGGCAACCTGACGTTCTTCCGGGTGTACTCCGGCATCCTCAACAGTGGCACCAGCGTGTTGAACGCCTCCCGCGGCAAGCGTGAGCGCATCGGCCGCATCCTCCGCATGCACGCCAACAAGCGTGAGGAGCTGAAGGACTGCCACGCCGGCAACATCTACGCGGCGGTCGGCCTACGAGACACCCGCACCGGCGACACCCTGTGCGACGAGAAGGCGCCGGTCGTGCTGGAGCAGATGACGTTCCCGGAGCCGGTGATCTCCGTGGCCATCGAGCCCAAGACCCAGGCGGACCTGGACAAGCTCGGCGTGAGCCTCGCCAAGCTCGCGTACGAGGATCCGTCCTTCCGCACCTTCACCAACGAAGAGACCGGTCAGACCATCATCGCCGGCATGGGTGAGCTCCACTTGGAGATCATCGTCGACCGCCTCAAGCGCGAGTTCAAGGTCGACTGCAACGTGGGCAAGCCCGAGGTGGCCTACCGCGAAGCGATCAACAAAGAGGTCGACGCCGAGGCCAAGTTCGTTCGTCAGAGCGGTGGCCACGGCCAATACGGCCACGTGAAGATCCGGCTCAAGCCCGCCGAGCGCGGCAAGGGCTTCGTGTTCGAGAACAAGATCGTCGGCGGTGTCATCCCGAAGGAGTTCATTCCTTCCGTGGAGAAGGGCATCCGCGAGGCGATGGGGCGCGGTGTGCTCGCCGGCTACCCGGTGATCGACATCCACGTGGAGCTGTACGACGGCACCTACCACGAGGTCGACTCCTCCGGTCCGGCCTTCGAGATCGCCGGCTCGCTGGCGTTCCAGGACGGCGCCAAGCGCGCTGGCCTGCACCTGCTCGAGCCCATGATGGCCGTCGAGGTGGTGACGCCGGAAGGCAACATGGGCGACGTCATCGGCGACCTCAACTCTCGTCGCGGCCGCATTCAGGGCATGAACGAGCGCGGCGCGAAGACTCAGGTGGTCACGGCAGAGGTGCCGCTGGCCACCATGTTCGGATACTCCACGGACCTCCGCAGCAAGACTCAGGGGCGCGCGACCTACACCATGCAGTTCGCGCACTACGAGCCGGTGCCCACGTCGGTCCAAGAAGAAATCGTCGCCAAGGTACGCGGTAGCTGA
- the rpsJ gene encoding 30S ribosomal protein S10, whose translation MADATKIRIRLKAFDHQLLDKSTTDIVETARRTGARVAGPIPLPTSIRRYTVLRGPHVDKKSREQFEVRTHKRLIDILEPTPQTLDALMKLDLSAGVDVEIKS comes from the coding sequence ATGGCTGACGCGACCAAGATTCGGATTCGGCTCAAGGCCTTCGATCACCAGCTCCTCGACAAGTCCACTACGGACATCGTCGAGACGGCTCGCCGCACGGGTGCCCGTGTCGCGGGGCCGATTCCGCTGCCGACGTCGATTCGGCGCTACACCGTGCTGCGCGGTCCGCACGTCGACAAGAAGTCGCGCGAGCAGTTCGAGGTTCGCACGCACAAGCGGTTGATCGACATCCTCGAGCCCACCCCCCAAACTCTCGACGCCTTGATGAAGCTCGACCTTTCGGCGGGCGTCGACGTCGAAATCAAGAGCTGA
- the tuf gene encoding elongation factor Tu, whose protein sequence is MAKEKFVRTKPHVNVGTIGHIDHGKTTLTAALVKVQAKKGMAKEIKYADIAKGGIVRDETKTVTIAVSHVEYETDGRHYAHVDCPGHADYIKNMITGAAQMDGAILVVSALDSVMPQTREHVLLARQVGLNHIIVFLNKCDAVEDEEMLDLVEMEVRELLSKYKFDGDNAKIVRGAALPALNGEEKWENTITDLLNALDTEIPEPTREVDKPFLMAVEDVFSIKGRGTVATGRIERGVVHVNDEVEIIGFERDKKTVVTGVEMFRKQLDEGQAGDNVGCLLRGVDKDQIERGQVIAAPGSIKPHKKFLGEVYVLKKEEGGRHTPFFTNYRPQFYIRTTDVTGSVQLPEGVKMVMPGDNITMEIELITTVALEEQMRFAIREGGRTVGAGVVTKILE, encoded by the coding sequence ATGGCCAAGGAGAAATTCGTTCGTACGAAGCCCCACGTGAACGTGGGGACGATCGGTCACATCGACCATGGCAAGACCACGCTGACGGCCGCGCTGGTGAAGGTCCAGGCCAAGAAGGGGATGGCCAAGGAGATCAAGTACGCGGACATCGCGAAGGGCGGCATCGTTCGTGACGAAACGAAGACGGTGACGATCGCGGTATCGCACGTGGAGTACGAGACGGACGGGCGTCACTACGCGCACGTGGATTGCCCCGGCCACGCTGACTACATCAAGAACATGATCACCGGAGCTGCGCAGATGGACGGCGCGATCCTGGTGGTGAGCGCGCTGGACAGCGTGATGCCGCAGACGCGGGAGCACGTGCTGCTGGCGCGTCAGGTGGGTCTGAACCACATCATCGTGTTCCTGAACAAGTGCGACGCGGTGGAAGACGAAGAGATGCTGGACCTGGTGGAGATGGAGGTCCGGGAGCTGCTGTCGAAGTACAAGTTCGACGGGGACAACGCGAAGATCGTGCGTGGAGCCGCGCTTCCCGCGCTGAACGGCGAGGAGAAGTGGGAGAACACGATCACGGACCTCTTGAACGCGCTGGACACGGAGATTCCGGAGCCGACGCGCGAGGTGGACAAGCCGTTCCTGATGGCGGTGGAAGACGTGTTCTCGATCAAGGGTCGTGGCACGGTGGCGACGGGGCGCATCGAGCGCGGCGTCGTGCACGTGAACGACGAGGTGGAGATCATCGGCTTCGAGCGTGACAAGAAGACGGTGGTGACGGGCGTGGAGATGTTCCGCAAGCAGCTGGACGAGGGCCAGGCTGGGGACAACGTCGGTTGCCTGCTGCGCGGCGTGGACAAGGACCAGATCGAGCGCGGTCAGGTGATTGCAGCGCCCGGGAGCATCAAGCCGCACAAGAAGTTCTTGGGCGAGGTGTACGTGCTCAAGAAGGAAGAGGGAGGGCGTCACACGCCGTTCTTCACGAACTACCGACCGCAGTTCTACATCCGGACGACGGACGTGACCGGCTCGGTGCAGCTTCCCGAAGGCGTGAAGATGGTCATGCCGGGAGACAACATCACCATGGAGATCGAGCTGATCACGACCGTGGCTCTGGAGGAGCAGATGCGCTTCGCCATCCGCGAGGGCGGCCGCACCGTCGGTGCCGGCGTGGTCACCAAGATTCTCGAGTGA
- a CDS encoding CpaF family protein, whose translation MIPKEVFEESLLEFFAPVRPFMEDPKVSEIMINGPDQVFIEKGGKLELTNVRFDSPDELVAALRNAAQFAGKFVDETRPILEGRLPDGSRLQAIIPPVAPGGPYIAIRRFFKDTLTVERLIGFGALTPEAAQALNAFVAAKLNIIIAGGTGSGKTSMLNALSAYIPDGERVVVIEDSKEVQLQRQHVVQLEARAPDPKGRGAVTIRDLFRATLRMRPDRVVIGEIRGGEALDIVQAMTSGHGGCMGTCHATYPRDTLTRLETMCMMSDIDMPLTAMRIQLASGINLIVQVSRLQDGSRKVTHITEVLGFDMESGKYQVQDIFRRTYQGLGPNGEIQSDFGPTGVIPECLEQLHEHGVDLPSVVYDAARQRGVDTGHRE comes from the coding sequence GTGATCCCCAAGGAAGTATTCGAAGAGTCGCTGCTGGAGTTCTTCGCTCCCGTTCGTCCTTTCATGGAGGACCCGAAGGTGAGCGAGATCATGATCAATGGTCCCGACCAGGTCTTCATCGAGAAAGGCGGCAAGCTCGAGCTCACCAACGTGCGCTTCGACAGCCCGGACGAGCTGGTCGCCGCTCTGCGCAACGCAGCGCAGTTCGCCGGCAAGTTCGTGGACGAGACGCGGCCGATTCTGGAAGGACGCTTGCCCGATGGCTCGCGCCTGCAGGCCATCATTCCGCCGGTCGCGCCAGGTGGTCCGTACATTGCCATCCGTCGCTTCTTCAAGGACACGCTGACGGTAGAGCGCTTGATCGGCTTCGGAGCGCTCACGCCGGAGGCCGCGCAGGCGTTGAACGCGTTCGTTGCGGCCAAGCTCAACATCATCATCGCGGGCGGTACGGGCAGCGGCAAGACCAGCATGCTCAACGCGCTCTCCGCCTACATTCCTGATGGTGAGCGCGTGGTGGTGATCGAGGACTCCAAAGAGGTGCAGCTGCAGCGACAGCACGTCGTTCAGCTAGAGGCTCGTGCGCCCGATCCCAAGGGCCGCGGCGCCGTCACCATTCGTGATCTGTTTCGCGCGACGCTGCGCATGCGCCCGGATCGAGTGGTCATCGGCGAGATCCGCGGCGGCGAGGCATTGGACATCGTGCAGGCCATGACCAGCGGTCACGGCGGCTGCATGGGCACCTGCCACGCCACCTACCCGCGGGACACGCTCACTCGGCTCGAGACCATGTGCATGATGAGCGATATCGACATGCCCCTCACCGCCATGCGCATCCAGTTGGCGTCCGGTATCAATCTCATCGTTCAGGTGTCACGGCTCCAAGATGGCTCCCGCAAGGTGACGCACATCACCGAGGTCTTGGGCTTCGACATGGAGAGTGGGAAGTACCAGGTTCAGGACATTTTCCGGCGGACTTACCAGGGGTTGGGCCCCAACGGAGAGATCCAGAGCGATTTCGGCCCCACCGGCGTGATCCCGGAGTGCTTGGAACAGCTCCACGAACACGGTGTCGATTTGCCTTCCGTGGTATACGACGCGGCACGTCAGCGCGGAGTCGACACCGGCCATCGTGAGTAG